A single genomic interval of Drosophila virilis strain 15010-1051.87 chromosome 2, Dvir_AGI_RSII-ME, whole genome shotgun sequence harbors:
- the LOC6632585 gene encoding uncharacterized protein, translated as MVDCVQCPVCTLYLHAGMNLSDHLETHPKEQVIKALVQMTIAGNNGMGSALAAAVLSGTATAMDGGAASSSSSSSSSSSSSLSSTTTAADVKPVVLDAAPAPTTSTASKSTAPKAALPSSSTNNSNKLSNPPIKAVKSAPPTTEAPANTSNAPTTSSMSAIYSDYRYEQQPQPQQATLHGFARGATTLLIPQAPQQQHQYLASQQHFAHHQQQQQQSAMKYTYAAALPPPPPPLQLFAQQATSTQSHQKPPPAYGAAISQIRSQHNQNKQQQQQQQTQQQQQQQQHMSVQHSVNLAPPSGKHGKVHTDIFLNPPPPPAPQLTIPSTSSSSSSSSSSLSRLQHAQQHQQSLAAGSYPGANCASSSATLISSTSVGRASSCRQTSNSPFGALLNAAAQAACASPVTSSASVLRYAESPVAHYLERENGDFIVQETPKHIVECVEKDDGEFSVIERIYQSPPSVLHMHDDDDDEEEDEDDKGWNSDDEDHMKVEDHVEDGDDEHEDSRSRVAPKTTTKKSRKTKANGRKHKRASKHQPEDEDDFMSLGSSCAESEHHAEQQQQQQQQTQMQLSLASSSPAQLSTAPSTSSGAAAGAVATTSPSPTSSGSANSTPSGSTKSKKNRVTVLSDVPLNMNEYLDLVGNIVASGRIGAARPFAAVAPIPLVKVEKEEPMDDYDTEQAAMEQAAVEQKPSVEHASGSSSNSSSSGHGTTSVIRMAASTSTSASTSSGSGTNVANEDLTQPPPMKVEVEPTMLLPQRFSAPAQQRGPKKLVIKPKATATATTKKTENNAAEQASISKASTELVQVKSENVEAVATTSGSSILEKHLTTSYAAQQQARKHSAVNDDDARVLLEFANSKQLPLAGNSNQTTFVVNAASFASAGSVFASGSSGNAKKSSKPGDEYILPDDNNLEVDEIVISSSSSYASNSQQQQLQQLQRQSPSQPAQQSMQQSQQPSAFTDFNFLYHQNATATTAAAAAAAAAAAASAAAASHFAEFGIHQEQEQQEQILQHHPQHGSSEATNAATLASSSSNSSVMDQDCSMNATFRLGKQQSTLAGWYQPQQQQQQPQASSSHSCHVEQSSHFIAALAAVDCCNSVAGVDSDVKYLDLDTCKREQLSNSSSHLPSVSASASTTSSSFAAAATESSLVSGLGLNIRTDEKMPAKGEISEQESNCDIENSWSQSMYGDISQRYFRNQFTDGYHQQLADWRHDSYPAQDLSGQQQQREPKRFDFNAVASEYAQSGELDTSPSSNRHNHLLDAQPTASSSSSALLAGPPIASTSRAAAEAEAVAAAMAQRKPPRRKIYKCPHCVVIFEKLKERNAHMIGEHNYVRQNRRLICTQPQIDATMLAQPPDQEQQQPLQQQVLLQSVGQSNGDVMHEDSKDGIVKIKQEHCQDKQDSSEQLLGQMDMPDVKDAGLLDASADNGRDADMKPPANVSELDEKPAIAPLAMTTPAAKLAALYRMLIAYNESKLGQERNNLSELEQKAMEKSIFLCYVCRTDFPSVKLYDAHLTEHPAECFTCGKKFYRWKNFSLHLKRHLGWKEFGCYVCDKKFVVRSALVEHMRMHTGQTPLKCKICGKKFKRYSNLTQHRKRHTKMMVRKKEYVCHCGEVLPSKARFLWHKETHDLKPKCCPYCCDRFVHANSLRRHIRLAHSDKFDYAEPMECPMCKQIFAKTSIKAHMATHSTDPQYDCAICNKSFSTKWNLKIHSWVHANRTAKPFKCEYCPKAFVRELDFKNHMNAHKQIKPYTCEYCGCKFIRKYNYMRHRREHHGNKKFTCDQCDKSFHRHYYLIEHRRIHTGERPFHCTICGKSSTTKTNHNKHLKIHHSRDPFTVEV; from the exons ATGGTGGACTGTGTGCAGTGCCCCGTGTGCACGCTGTATCTGCATGCGGGCATGAATCTCTCCGATCATTTGGAGACACATCCCAAGGAGCAGGTCATCAAGGCTCTGGTGCAAATGACCATAGCTGGCAACAATGGCATGGGCAGCGCCTTGGCTGCAGCTGTCCTCTCCGGCACCGCCACGGCAATGGATGGCGGCGCTGCATCTAGctcatcctcatcatcatcatcatcatcatcatcattatcatcaacGACGACAGCGGCTGATGTGAAACCAGTTGTGCTAGACGCAGCTCCTGcgccaacaacatcaacagcatcTAAATCAACAGCACCCAAAGCTGCCTTGCctagcagcagcaccaacaatagcaacaaattgAGCAATCCACCGATTAAGGCAGTTAAAAGCGCGCCACCCACGACTGAGGCGCCAGCCAACACATCCAATGCACCCACCACTAGCAGCATGAGCGCCATTTATTCCGACTATCGCTatgagcagcagccgcagccgcagcaggcGACGCTGCACGGGTTTGCACGTGGTGCCACCACGCTGTTAATACCGCAAGcgccacaacagcagcatcagtaTCTGGCCAGCCAACAGCACTTTGCccaccatcagcagcagcaacagcagtcgGCCATGAAGTACACCTATGCAGCAGCGCttccaccgccgccgccgccactgCAG CTTTTTGCACAGCAGGCGACGTCAACGCAGTCGCATCAGAAGCCACCACCCGCCTATGGCGCCGCCATCAGTCAAATTCGATCTCAGCacaaccaaaacaaacaacaacaacaacagcaacagacacaacaacagcaacaacaacaacaacacatgaGCGTACAACACAGCGTTAACCTTGCACCACCGAGTGGCAAACATGGCAAAGTCCATACggatatcttcttgaatccacCGCCTCCACCAGCGCCACAGCTCACGATTCCGtcaacgtcgtcgtcgtcgtcgtcgtcgtcttcgtcATTGTCAAGACTGCAACATGCGCAACAGCACCAACAATCTCTTGCAGCCGGCAGCTATCCAGGTGCCAACTGCGCCAGCTCCTCTGCGACTTTGATATCATCCACCTCCGTCGGACGCGCCAGCAGCTGTCGCCAAACGAGCAATTCACCTTTCGGTGCGCTCTTAAATGCCGCCGCGCAGGCCGCCTGCGCCTCGCCCGTTACCTCCAGTGCGTCTGTGCTGCGCTATGCCGAGTCACCAGTGGCCCACTATCTAGAGCGAGAGAATGGCGACTTTATTGTCCAGGAGACGCCCAAGCACATTGTGGAGTGCGTCGAGAAGGATGACGGCGAGTTCTCCGTGATTGAGCGCATCTATCAGTCGCCACCCAGCGTGCTGCACATgcacgacgatgacgacgacgaagaGGAGGACGAGGATGACAAGGG CTGGAACAGCGATGATGAGGATCACATGAAGGTGGAAGACCATGTAGAGGATGGCGACGACGAGCACGAGGATAGCCGCAGCCGAGTTGCACCCAAGACTACAACGAAAAAGTCacgcaaaacaaaagcaaatggcAGAAAACACAAACGCGCCAGCAAGCATCAGCCGGAAGATGAGGACGACTTCATGAGTTTAGGCAGCAGCTGTGCCGAAAGTGAACATCatgcagagcagcagcagcagcagcagcagcagacgcagaTGCAGCTGTCGCTTGCGTCCTCTTCGCCAGCTCAACTTAGCACGGCGCCTTCGACGAGCagtggagcagctgctggtgctgttgcCACCACGTCCCCCTCCCCCACCTCTTCTGGCAGTGCCAATTCGACGCCCAGCGGCTCCACAAAGTCCAAAAAGAATCGCGTGACGGTGCTCAGCGATGTGCCGCTCAACATGAACGagtatttggatttggtggggAACATTGTGGCTTCAGGGCGCATTGGTGCAGCTCGTCCGTTTGCTGCCGTGGCGCCCATACCGTTGGTCAAGGTGGAAAAGGAGGAGCCAATGGACGACTATGACACCGAACAGGCTGCAATGGAGCAGGCTGCAGTGGAGCAAAAGCCCAGCGTTGAACAtgccagtggcagcagcagcaacagcagcagcagtggacACGGCACCACAAGCGTCATACGCATGGCAGCGAGCACTAGCACAAgcgccagcaccagcagcggcagcggcacaAACGTTGCTAACGAGGATCTCACACAGCCGCCGCCAATGAAAGTGGAAGTGGAGCCAACGATGCTGCTGCCGCAACGCTTTTCAGCTCCGGCGCAGCAGCGTGGACCCAAGAAATTAGTCATCAAGCCAAAGGCCACAGCGACGGCAACGACAAAAAAGACTGAGAACAACGCTGCCGAACAAGCCAGCATATCAAAGGCGTCCACAGAGCTGGTGCAGGTGAAGAGCGAGAATGTGGAGGCAGTCGCAACAACAAGCGGCAGCAGTATACTAGAGAAGCATCTGACTACCAGCTATGCGGCACAGCAGCAAGCGCGCAAACACTCTGCAGTCAACGATGATGATGCACGCGTGCTGCTGGAGTTTGCCAACTCGAAGCAACTGCCGCTGGCGGGGAACAGCAACCAGACCACGTTTGTGGTAAATGCGGCCAGTTTTGCATCGGCGGGATCCGTATttgccagcggcagcagcggcaacgcgAAGAAGTCAAGCAAGCCGGGCGACGAGTACATTCTGCCTGATGATAACAATCTGGAGGTGGATGAAATTGTGATATCCTCCTCGTCATCCTATGCCTCTAattcgcagcagcagcaattgcagcagttgcagcgcCAGTCGCCATCGCAACCGGCGCAGCAAAGCatgcagcagtcgcagcagccgTCCGCCTTTACAGATTTCAATTTTCTCTACCAtcaaaatgcaacagcaacaacagcggcagctgcagcggcagcggcagcggcagctgcaagTGCGGCGGCAGCTTCCCACTTTGCAGAATTTGGCATACATCaagagcaggagcagcaggagcagatATTGCAGCATCATCCACAGCATGGCTCTAGCGAGGCCACCAATGCCGCCACTCTAGCCTCCTCCTCTAGCAATTCATCGGTTATGGATCAGGATTGCTCCATGAATGCAACGTTTCGCTTGGGCAAGCAACAATCCACATTGGCTGGCTGGtatcagccgcagcagcaacagcagcagccacaggcAAGCAGTTCGCACAGCTGCCATGTGGAGCAGTCGAGCCATTTTATTGCCGCACTCGCAGCCGTTGACTGCTGCAACAGTGTGGCGGGCGTTGATAGCGATGTCAAGTATTTGGATCTGGATACCTGCAAGCGGGAACAgttaagcaacagcagcagccatttGCCTTCTgtatccgcatccgcatcgaCAACATCCTCATCATTTGCGGCCGCTGCCACGGAGAGCAGCCTGGTTAGTGGCTTGGGCCTAAACATACGCACCGATGAGAAAATGCCCGCCAAGGGTGAAATCTCCGAGCAGGAAAGCAACTGCGATATTGAGAACTCCTGGAGTCAATCG ATGTATGGCGACATATCACAGCGCTATTTTAGAAATCAGTTCACTGATGGCTATCATCAGCAGCTGGCCGATTGGCGTCACGATTCCTATCCGGCGCAGGACCTCagtggccaacagcagcagcgtgaGCCAAAGCG TTTTGATTTCAACGCTGTCGCTTCGGAGTACGCGCAGTCGGGCGAGCTAGACACCTCCCCGAGCTCAAATAGACACAATCATTTGTTGGATGCACAGCCCACTGCTTCCTCGTCGTCATCGGCTTTGCTGGCTGGTCCACCAATAGCCTCGACGTCACGTGCTGCTGCCGAAGCGGAGGCCGTCGCTGCAGCGATGGCGCAACGAAAGCCACCGCGTCGCAAGATCTACAAGTGTCCGCACTGTGTGGTCATCTTTGAGAAGCTGAAGGAGCGCAATGCGCACATGATTGGCGAACACAACTATGTGCGCCAGAATCGACGACTCATCTGCACGCAGCCGCAGATCGATGCCACAATGCTTGCACAGCCGCCGGatcaggagcagcaacagccgctcCAGCAGCAAGTCCTGCTGCAGTCTGTGGGTCAAAGCAATGGCGATGTTATGCATGAGGATTCCAAGGATGGCATTGTGAAAATCAAGCAGGAACACTGCCAAGATAAACAGGATTCATCGGAGCAGCTACTTGGCCAAATGGATATGCCCGATGTCAAGGATGCTGGCCTGCTAGATGCCAGCGCTGATAATGGTCGCGATGCGGACATGAAGCCACCAGCCAATGTCTCAGAGCTGGACGAGAAGCCAGCCATAGCGCCATTAGCCATGACCACACCAGCTGCCAAGCTGGCTGCTCTATATCGCATGCTCATTGCCTACAATGAGTCCAAGCTGGGCCAGGAGCGCAACAATCTCAGCGAGCTGGAGCAAAAGGCCATGGAGAAATCCATATTCCTCTGTTATGTGTGCCGCACCGATTTTCCCTCAGTAAAGCTGTACGATGCACATTTGACAGAGCATCCCGCTGAGTGTTTCACCTGTGGCAAGAAATTCTATCGTTGGAAGAACTTTTCACTGCATTTGAAAAGGCATCTGGGCTGGAAGGAGTTCGGCTGTTATGTCTGCGACAAGAAGTTTGTGGTGCGTAGCGCGCTAGTGGAGCACATGCGCATGCACACGGGCCAGACGCCTCTCAAGTGCAAGATATGCG GCAAAAAGTTCAAGCGTTATTCGAACTTGACACAGCATCGCAAGCGTCACACCAAAATGATGGTGCGCAAGAAGGAGTACGTGTGCCATTGTGGCGAGGTGTTGCCCTCCAAGGCGCGCTTCCTGTGGCACAAGGAGACGCACGACTTGAAGCCCAAGTGCTGTCCTTATTGCTGCGATCGTTTCGTGCATGCCAATTCGCTGCGTAGGCACATTCGGCTGGCCCATTCGGATAAGTTTGATTATGCCGAGCCGATGGAGTGTCCCATGTGCAAGCAGATCTTTGCCAAGACCTCCATCAAAGCGCACATGGCAACACATTCGACAGATCCGCAATACGATTGCGCCATATGCAACAAGAGCTTTTCAACCAAATGGAATCTGAAGATACATTCGTGGGTGCATGCGAATCGCACGGCCAAACCGTTCAAGTGCGAATACTGCCCCAAGGCGTTCGTTCGCGAGCTGGACTTCAAGAACCACATGAATGCCCATAAGCAGATCAAGCCGTACACCTGTGAGTATTGCGGCTGCAAGTTCATACGTAAATACAATTATATGCGGCATCGACGGGAGCATCATGGCAACAAGAAGTTCACCTGCGACCAGTGCGACAAGTCTTTTCATCGTCATTATTATCTGATCGAGCATCGGCGCATCCACACTGGCGAGCGTCCCTTCCACTGCACCATCTGCGGCAAGAGCTCGACGACAAAGACCAATCACAATAAGCATCTGAAGATACATCATTCGCGGGATCCATTTACCGTCGAGGTTTAA
- the CstF64 gene encoding cleavage stimulation factor subunit 2: MADKAQEQSIMDKSMRSVFVGNIPYEATEEKLKEIFSEVGPVLSLKLVFDRESGKPKGFGFCEYKDQETALSAMRNLNGYEIGGRTLRVDNACTEKSRMEMQQLLQGPQVENPYGEPCDPDDAPELITKTVASLPPEQMYELMKQMKLCIVSNPSEARQMLMLNPQLAYALLQAMVVMRIVDPQQALGMLFKANQMPPVLGGNPHANSVAMPMGSAPQQQQQPPPQQQPPTQSAVGGAGPMQPMPVPGPNFNNMHTNDIDLRMVPGGPVNMDPRMIARNMDQDMRQVPGTLPNPVPPPLMDPRTRAQMQPQPQQGPPAAPIPYPSDPRQRPMDPRLRGAMPPVPVQQQQPPPQVQPVTQQQQSAALQLQSRLGAHGVLPSDASDQEKAALIMQVLQLSDDQIAQLPPEQRASILVLKEQIAKTRTAR, from the exons ATGGCAGACAAAGCACAAGAGCAGAGTATTATGGACAAATCCatgaggtccgtgtttgtggGAAACATACCCTATGAAGCCACTGAGGAGAAGCTTAAGGAAATTTTCAGTGAAGTCGGCCCGGTTCTATCGCTAAA ACTAGTGTTTGATCGCGAAAGCGGCAAGCCCAAGGGCTTTGGATTTTGTGAATACAAGGATCAGGAGACTGCGTTAAGTGCTATGCGCAATCTCAATGGCTATGAAATTGGCGGGCGAACTCTGCGTGTCGACAATGCTTGTACAGAAAAATCGCGCATGGAGATGCAACAGTTACTCCAGGGGCCGCAAGTGGAGAATCCGTATGGCGAACCCTGCGACCCGGATGATGCACCCGAGCTAATTACCAAAACAGTTGCGTCCCTGCCGCCGGAGCAGATGTACGAGCTTATGAAGCAAATGAAACTGTGCATTGTGAGCAATCCGTCAGAGGCTCGGCAAATGCTCATGCTGAATCCGCAATTGGCCTATGCGCTGCTTCAAGCCATGGTGGTAATGCGAATCGTCGATCCGCAGCAGGCGCTAGGCATGCTCTTTAAGGCCAACCAAATGCCGCCTGTTTTGGGTGGTAATCCGCATGCCAATTCTGTAGCCATGCCCATGGGGTcagcgccgcagcagcagcagcaaccccCGCCTCAACAGCAGCCTCCTACACAGTCGGCTGTTGGGGGCGCTGGACCGATGCAGCCCATGCCCGTGCCCGGCCCGAACTTTAATAATATGCATACGAATGACATTGATTTGCGCATGGTGCCCGGTGGTCCGGTCAACATGGATCCGCGTATGATTGCGCGCAATATGGACCAGGATATGCGACAGGTGCCTGGTACTCTGCCCAATCCAGTGCCACCGCCACTCATGGATCCACGCACTCGCGCCCAAATGCAACCACAGCCGCAACAGGGCCCGCCTGCCGCACCCATTCCATACCCAAGCGATCCGCGACAACGTCCAATGGATCCGCGTCTCCGTGGCGCCATGCCGCCCGTTCCagtacagcagcaacagccgcctCCGCAGGTGCAGCCTgtgacgcagcagcagcagtcggcgGCACTGCAACTGCAAAGTCGCCTGGGCGCACACGGCGTTTTGCCATCGGATGCGTCTGACCAGGAGAAGGCCGCATTGATTATGCAGGTGCTGCAATTATCTGACGATCAAATTGCCCAGCTGCCACCTGAGCAACGTGCCAGCATTCTGGTGCTCAAGGAGCAGATAGCAAAGACCAGAACTGCacgctaa